The Streptococcus mitis genomic sequence ATTAATTATTGGAGATAAAAAATATATAGGAGCCATTTACTATTTAGAGAATAAACAACCAAAGTTGCTTCATACAGCTTATGTAGCTTCTGCAGGTGGTTTTCGTTCCAGTTTAGTTATTTATGAAAACGGTCAAGTCAGATATGCAGACTGGCAGTCAACACGACCAGAAATGAACTTAAGTCTGTATGCTTTTGATAAAGACGGAGTACAGAAGATTAAAGAAGGTATCTTTCAAATTGGTAGTGATCAAAAGCCAGAGCAAATCTTAGAGATTTCTTCTAATGCACTTGATTTAGCTAAATTTGATTGGAAAGAATTTGAGCCAGTCAACTAGTATTTGATGAAATTCAATACTAGACTAGATTCTAAGATCAAAGAATGGAGAATTGAATAGCAATATACAAAAACCAAGGATAAAAATTCCTTGGTTTTTTGCTTGCTAGAAAAAAGGATTAAAGGTCTTTTCATGGGCGATGGTCGTAGCAGGTCCATGCCCTGGATAGACATCGTAGTTTGGTAGGGTGAAGAGTTGGGTTTGGATACTATGGAGTAGCTGCTCTGTACTACCAGTCGGAAGATCTGTCCGTCCGATTGTTTCTCTAAAGAGGGAATCTCCGGTCAAGACTAGGTGAGCCTCAGGAAAGACGATTGAAACGCCGCCGATAGAGTGACCTGGTGTTGGCAAGACGGTAAAACGAAATTCCTCAAGCTGGTATTCCTCATGAAAGACAAAGGTGTGCTCTGCTGGTTTTGCAACCACATCTGCCATATCATCATGACGAGGGAGACCAGAGAGATTATCGACTGGAGTGTAAAGCCAGCTAGCTTCGCTCTCTGCGATATAGACAGGAGGATTGCCAAAAGTTTCGCGAACTAGGTCCAGACTCATGATATGGTCATAATGAGCGTGGGTCAAGAGAATAGCGCAGATCGGTTTGTTGATGCTCTCTATTGTCTGACGAATGGCTTCCCAATGGCTACCAGGATCGACAACGATGAGGTGTTTTTCACCTTCTAGGTAATAGGTGTTTTCATAGGCAACAGGATTCACAGTTTTATGGATTTTCATACTAGCTCCAATCTCAAAGAATGTACTAAATTAAGTATAGCACAGTTAGGGA encodes the following:
- a CDS encoding MBL fold metallo-hydrolase produces the protein MKIHKTVNPVAYENTYYLEGEKHLIVVDPGSHWEAIRQTIESINKPICAILLTHAHYDHIMSLDLVRETFGNPPVYIAESEASWLYTPVDNLSGLPRHDDMADVVAKPAEHTFVFHEEYQLEEFRFTVLPTPGHSIGGVSIVFPEAHLVLTGDSLFRETIGRTDLPTGSTEQLLHSIQTQLFTLPNYDVYPGHGPATTIAHEKTFNPFF